One Rhododendron vialii isolate Sample 1 chromosome 2a, ASM3025357v1 genomic region harbors:
- the LOC131318120 gene encoding uncharacterized protein LOC131318120 gives MRRPRAFAVGSNRFRICVDEVKRMGFNPSQMEFMSAIRVLTGMSKSTWEKKVEVYKKWGWTQDEILVAFKKHPNCMIASQDKINRVMDFLVKKMGWESSLVARRPKIIQLILEKRIVPRSAVYKALLLQGLIKTNGISLSTWLNFSEKQFWKKVLSYKMEEAPELLKLYNETLDLAK, from the coding sequence ATGAGACGACCTAGAGCATTTGCTGTAGGCAGCAATCGGTTTAGGATTTGTGTGGATGAAGTTAAAAGGATGGGTTTTAATCCTTCGCAAATGGAGTTTATGTCAGCCATTCGTGTGTTAACAGGGATGAGTAAATCTACATGGGAGAAGAAGGTTGAGGTTTACAAGAAGTGGGGTTGGACCCAGGACGAGATTCTTGTTGCTTTTAAGAAGCATCCAAATTGTATGATTGCATCACAGGATAAGATCAACCGCGTGATGgattttcttgttaaaaaaatGGGTTGGGAATCTTCGTTGGTTGCAAGAAGACCAAAAATTATACAACTAATCTTGGAGAAGAGGATTGTTCCGAGGAGTGCAGTTTATAAAGCTTTGTTGTTGCAAGGTTTAATCAAGACTAATGGTATCAGCTTGAGTACATGGCTAAATTTTTCTGAAAAGCAGTTCTGGAAGAAGGTTTTGAGCTATAAGATGGAAGAAGCCCCGGAGCTATTGAAGTTGTATAATGAAACATTGGATCTTGCGAAGTAG
- the LOC131318124 gene encoding uncharacterized protein LOC131318124, translating to MRKLEALSILSLTLLLSSLALSQGQALGPDQGYSSASQRRHHPMLAQEKPLKGRQCKFNFGLPEGTKCGSKGNQSCKDRYNRPPLHVQECECQSHLPPVPGNYCACRFSC from the exons ATGAGGAAATTGGAAGCCCTCTCCAtcctttctttaactcttctTTTGAGCTCACTTGCCCTTTCTCAAGGTCAAGCTCTAGGACCTGATCAAG GTTACTCGTCTGCGTCGCAGCGGCGACATCACCCTATGCTTGCTCAAGAAAAGCCATTAAAAG GGAGGCAGTGCAAATTTAACTTTGGATTACCAGAGGGTACCAAATGCGGGTCCAAAGGGAACCAGTCGTGCAAAGATCGTTACAATCGTCCCCCATTGCACGTTCAGGAATGTGAATGTCAATCACATCTACCTCCTGTACCTGGCAATTACTGCGCATGCCGTTTTTCTTGTTAA
- the LOC131318089 gene encoding MDIS1-interacting receptor like kinase 2-like, with the protein MPNLFNYLALALSVVLVVFAPPSTAQPPQNPEVEALLLWKQSLRNQTIVSSWIFNQTNGNSSASSPCNWRGISCNAAGNVTGMNLAYTGLPGTLDHLNFSYFPLLLRLDLKVNQLTGAIPTNIGLLSNLVYLDLSTNSFSGTIPLSVANLTKVVELDFGRNAITGQLDPRLFPDRGSSQAKTGLLSLQKLLFQNTSLSGPLPPEIGNLEDLTILALDGSRFSGPIPQSLGNLSKLTFLHLNRNRLTGPIPKSFGTLTKLTDLSLYSNYLSGSVPEEIGNLSSLVRFHVLSNNLSGQLPPQVCRGRKLQNFSAGYNNFTGPIPVSLKNCTSLRRVRLEYNQLTGNLDQDFGLYPNLTYIDLSHNNLQGKISPKWGECSNLTLLNLGGNSIEGEIPVEISQLNQLVELDLSSNKIYGEIPAQVGQLSKLSLLNLSDNNIFGRIPLEIGGLSNLASLDLSMNMLSGPIPYQIGDISRLIFLSLSTNHLNGSIPYQIGNLVSIQILLDLSNNSLTGEISPQLGKLISLEALNLSHNSLSGSIPDSFSGMLSLSTIDLSYNELEGPLPDSKVFNKSPSEAFSHNKNLCGYPNQGLTACNNSVSGGGGKENKGNSRLIIIAVSASLGSLFLLLLLVGAIVLHRKSNRKGQKEDVVKGENIFLIRNFRGRIVYGDIVRATDNFDDAYCIGQGGSARIYKVNLPSGQVVAVKKLFMNEGSEIGEIKSFANEVATLTEIRHRNIVKLYGFCYHEKHTFLVCEYMERGSLADVLRRDKDAKELDWSKRVNVVKGVAHALSYLHHNCAPSIIHRDISSKNVLLDSEMEAHVSDFGTARFLKPDSSNWSAVAGTFGYIAPELSYTMAVTEKCDVYSFGVLTLEILMGLHPGELSSNLYSSVDNERIQLADVLDPRLPPPTSQKLQDELDSILNLAVWCLRVEPHSRPTMYDASQVLEMNAGAGRDSPELVKSVREGVDELPMLS; encoded by the exons ATGCCAAACCTTTTCAACTACCTTGCTCTGGCTCTCTCAGTCGTTCTGGTGGTTTTCGCACCTCCCTCCACCGCTCAACCACCACAAAATCCCGAAGTCGAAGCGCTTCTCCTGTGGAAACAAAGCCTACGCAACCAAACAATTGTCAGCTCATGGattttcaaccaaacaaatgGTAACTCTTCAGCTTCAAGCCCATGCAACTGGCGAGGAATTTCATGCAACGCTGCAGGAAATGTAACTGGAATGAACCTTGCCTACACGGGATTACCAGGTACTCTTGATCATTTAAACTTCTCATATTTCCCTCTTCTCCTCCGTCTCGACCTCAAAGTCAATCAACTAACCGGTGCCATACCCACCAACATCGGCCTACTCTCAAACCTCGTGTATCTTGATCTCTCCACCAACTCTTTCTCGGGCACAATCCCTCTCTCTGTCGCGAATCTCACCAAGGTTGTCGAGCTAGATTTTGGGCGAAACGCCATAACAGGGCAGCTTGACCCGCGGTTATTTCCTGACCGTGGGTCAAGTCAGGCTAAAACCGGCCTGCTTAGCCTCCAAAAGCTACTCTTCCAAAATACTTCGCTCAGTGGTCCCCTCCCGCCAGAGATAGGTAATTTGGAAGATTTGACAATCTTGGCTTTAGATGGTAGCAGATTTTCTGGCCCAATTCCTCAATCTTTGGGTAATTTGAGTAAGTTGACTTTCCTGCATCTTAACCGAAACCGATTAACTGGCCCGATTCCTAAAAGTTTCGGCACCTTGACCAAGTTAACCGATTTGAGCTTGTATTCAAACTACTTATCCGGTTCAGTACCGGAAGAAATCGGAAATCTTTCATCACTGGTACGTTTTCACGTACTTTCTAACAACTTGAGTGGTCAATTACCTCCACAAGTGTGTCGAGGTCGAAAGCTACAAAATTTCAGCGCTGGGTACAATAATTTCACCGGTCCAATCCCGGTAAGCCTAAAAAACTGCACATCCTTGCGCAGAGTCCGGCTTGAATATAACCAACTGACCGGAAATCTTGATCAAGATTTTGGATTGTACCCAAATCTCACTTACATCGATTTGAGCCACAACAATTTACAAGGGAAAATTTCACCCAAATGGGGAGAATGCAGTAACTTGACACTGCTGAATTTGGGCGGAAATTCTATAGAAGGTGAAATCCCCGTGGAAATTTCCCAATTGAACCAATTAGTAGAGCTGGACCTTTCCTCCAACAAGATTTACGGCGAAATTCCTGCCCAAGTTGGACAACTGTCGAAATTATCATTGTTAAACTTGAGTGACAACAACATTTTTGGTCGAATACCGTTAGAAATCGGGGGACTGTCCAATTTGGCTTCTCTTGATCTCTCAATGAACATGCTAAGCGGACCTATTCCATATCAAATTGGAGACATCTCAAGATTAATCTTTCTAAGTTTGAGTACAAACCACTTGAATGGGAGCATTCCATATCAGATTGGTAATCTTGTATCTATACAAATTCTGCTTGATCTTAGTAACAACTCTCTCACTGGAGAGATTTCGCCTCAACTTGGGAAGCTGATTAGCCTAGAAGCTTTAAACCTctcccacaactctctctccGGTTCTATACCGGATTCGTTCAGTGGAATGCTCAGCTTGTCAACCATCGATTTGTCGTACAATGAACTGGAGGGTCCTCTGCCTGACTCCAAGGTTTTCAATAAGTCTCCGTCCGAAGCGTTTTCTCATAACAAGAACCTATGCGGTTATCCAAACCAAGGATTGACAGCATGTAACAACTCAGTGTCTGGGGGTGGAGGTaaggaaaataaaggaaacTCGCGGTTGATCATTATTGCAGTTTCTGCCTCGTTAGGCTCGTTGTTTCTCTTGCTTCTGCTTGTTGGAGCCATCGTGCTTCATCGAAAAAGTAACCGGAAAGGCCAGAAAGAAGATGTGGTAAAGGGAGAAAACATCTTTTTGATCCGGAATTTCCGTGGAAGAATTGTGTATGGAGATATCGTCCGCGCTACAGACAATTTTGACGATGCATACTGCATTGGACAGGGAGGATCGGCCAGAATCTACAAAGTTAACTTACCAAGTGGGCAG GTAGTAGCAGTTAAAAAGCTATTCATGAATGAAGGCTCAGAGATTGGGGAGATCAAGAGTTTTGCGAATGAGGTAGCCACGCTGACAGAAATAAGGCACCGGAACATCGTGAAACTCTATGGCTTCTGTTACCATGAAAAGCACACTTTTTTGGTTTGTGAGTACATGGAGAGAGGAAGCTTGGCGGATGTTTTGAGGAGAGATAAAGATGCCAAGGAGTTGGACTGGAGTAAGAGAGTGAACGTAGTTAAAGGGGTGGCTCACGCTTTATCTTACCTGCATCACAACTGCGCGCCTTCCATAATTCATCGGGACATATCGAGCAAGAATGTTCTGTTGGACTCGGAAATGGAGGCTCATGTCTCAGATTTTGGCACGGCAAGGTTTTTGAAGCCCGATTCTTCAAATTGGAGCGCGGTTGCAGGCACGTTCGGATACATTGCTCCAG AATTATCGTACACAATGGCAGTGACAGAGAAATGTGACGTGTATAGCTTCGGTGTTTTGACACTAGAGATTTTGATGGGATTGCATCCGGGAGAACTCAGTTCGAACCTATACTCATCCGTGGACAATGAACGCATACAATTGGCAGATGTGTTGGATCCTCGTCTTCCGCCTCCTACTAGTCAGAAGCTACAAGACGAattggattccattttgaatcTAGCAGTCTGGTGCTTGCGCGTCGAACCACATTCTAGGCCTACCATGTATGATGCATCTCAGGTGCTTGAGATGAACGCGGGAGCTGGCAGAGATAGTCCAGAGTTGGTAAAATCTGTTAGAGAGGGTGTTGATGAGCTGCCCATGCTTAGTTAG